A single window of Gammaproteobacteria bacterium DNA harbors:
- a CDS encoding polysaccharide deacetylase family protein produces MKKISFFVGSLSYSVRRGIHAIHVAYPNAQILIVHQSSKKSVPQLLKSQWRNMLKNGWRWIPYQVENISTKLLQKYPSKFTTSPKTPGLQYSWERIKSTPNIQYISCRDIHSKEVLRKVQSFKPTLGISLSSPILKVSIFAIPTLGTINLHKGKVPYYRGMPPAFWELWNNEKEVGCTIHKIEKGLDTGDILLESVMPISKYSTVKGLQIQLDELGVSMLEEAVGLISAGRDVWPPQQKGGQTYFKPTLKQKNTLEKKLPTKNNSPFFRYFAKQGLFTLHIHVFSLLRKKLTLMNQKQKVVVLLYHRVDDNFRDSVTVGVGQFDRQMEIIKRCYPVISIEDIINDNLPGYTSQPLVAVTFDDGYLDNYKNAMPILLKHQIPAAFFVSTGIVGTDNGFAHDIEKINRALPNMTWEQVEQMHQLDFTIGSHTVSHINCAKDDKDLVIAELIKSKEDLEDRLSLSEMIFAYPFGKKNDITPDILEEVKKQGYTGCLSAYGGINQVKVDPYNVLRVGIDYNFTDKAFRAKIEGL; encoded by the coding sequence ATGAAAAAGATTAGTTTTTTTGTGGGAAGCCTTTCTTATTCAGTCAGAAGGGGAATACACGCTATCCACGTAGCCTATCCAAATGCTCAGATCCTTATTGTCCACCAATCATCAAAAAAAAGTGTACCCCAACTTTTAAAAAGCCAGTGGCGAAACATGCTTAAAAATGGTTGGAGATGGATTCCATACCAGGTTGAAAATATATCAACAAAACTACTCCAAAAATACCCAAGTAAATTCACCACTTCACCTAAAACACCTGGCCTTCAGTATTCATGGGAAAGGATAAAATCAACACCTAACATTCAGTATATTTCCTGTAGGGACATACACTCGAAGGAGGTTCTGAGAAAGGTTCAATCATTCAAGCCTACCTTGGGTATCTCTTTGTCTTCGCCAATTTTAAAAGTATCAATATTTGCTATTCCAACGCTAGGAACCATAAACTTGCATAAAGGCAAGGTTCCGTATTACAGAGGAATGCCTCCAGCTTTTTGGGAATTATGGAATAATGAAAAGGAGGTTGGCTGCACCATTCATAAAATTGAAAAAGGGTTAGATACAGGTGACATTCTACTCGAAAGTGTAATGCCTATATCCAAATACTCAACTGTAAAAGGCTTGCAAATACAGCTTGATGAACTTGGTGTCTCTATGCTGGAGGAGGCTGTCGGGCTGATTTCAGCAGGAAGGGATGTTTGGCCCCCCCAACAAAAGGGTGGGCAAACATACTTCAAACCTACGCTGAAACAAAAAAATACCCTAGAAAAGAAGCTACCCACAAAAAATAATTCTCCATTTTTTCGGTATTTTGCGAAACAGGGGCTTTTTACATTACACATTCATGTATTCAGCCTATTACGAAAAAAACTAACTCTAATGAACCAAAAACAAAAAGTGGTTGTCCTGCTTTATCACCGTGTAGATGATAATTTTCGTGATTCTGTAACGGTAGGAGTAGGTCAATTTGACAGGCAAATGGAAATTATTAAGCGATGCTACCCTGTTATCTCTATAGAAGACATCATTAATGATAACCTTCCTGGTTACACCTCCCAGCCATTGGTTGCAGTAACATTTGATGATGGCTATTTAGATAATTATAAAAATGCCATGCCTATACTGCTAAAGCACCAAATACCCGCTGCTTTTTTTGTAAGCACAGGTATCGTCGGCACTGACAATGGCTTTGCACATGACATTGAAAAGATTAACCGCGCCCTTCCTAATATGACCTGGGAGCAAGTCGAACAAATGCACCAACTTGATTTTACTATTGGCTCTCACACAGTGAGTCATATCAACTGTGCTAAAGATGACAAAGACCTTGTGATTGCTGAGTTGATAAAATCTAAAGAAGACCTAGAAGATAGACTAAGCTTAAGTGAAATGATTTTTGCGTACCCTTTTGGGAAGAAAAATGACATTACCCCAGACATCCTTGAAGAGGTTAAAAAACAGGGATATACGGGGTGTTTGTCTGCATATGGGGGTATCAACCAGGTGAAAGTTGATCCATATAATGTATTAAGGGTCGGCATTGACTACAACTTCACTGATAAAGCCTTTAGAGCGAAAATAGAGGGTTTGTGA
- a CDS encoding Arm DNA-binding domain-containing protein, which produces MGKLTVKELEALTPDDIGRKLFDGNGLYGRVRVQKTGLVVTFEYCFKLNGKERTTSSGKWPAKMLKKIRDGVKS; this is translated from the coding sequence ATGGGCAAATTAACGGTAAAGGAATTAGAAGCACTCACCCCGGATGATATCGGCCGCAAGTTATTTGATGGTAATGGGCTGTATGGGCGGGTGCGAGTACAGAAAACCGGCCTTGTAGTAACTTTTGAATACTGTTTTAAGCTTAATGGCAAAGAGCGGACAACCTCTAGTGGCAAATGGCCTGCCAAAATGCTGAAGAAAATAAGGGATGGCGTTAAGTCTTAG
- a CDS encoding glycoside hydrolase family 76 protein, with product MYPYIKLFSLKSRVVLWCFFLNASAYGITFGEYQGAKQSNSHHPVAQHHKNHGDKKMIKSNNTNPGWPQLFMLAKWEESMTVAGNKWGQYLMNPDINMKWAISNTTYYDSQRIFFQIADYTGQDEPWNTYAQRAEEIYRDFYARPDYTMPGYRRFPHGIYMDFVRTGDPISAAGIPLIRDAPAYSNPEQFDAAYMWHWQDLSREIAYAIGAHVLAERAGHARNQDRVPLFIAMALSHINEWTTGERGNPDTSKHRFSPFMFALTAEALISYYEWEVERGANPDNTIPNALRTAADFLWSARVTKGPNTGKTMWIPDLSGRSYSTWGDLGGTGYGAFRYEDCDCSPAGSRPAPGLNLLIVPAYAWLFKHFGDPKYLERGDLIWEGGVSLSQADIRFAGKQFNQNYRWSFEYVKWRSEGTLKWPHSQDKSVAQIPR from the coding sequence ATGTATCCATACATAAAACTATTTTCATTGAAATCCCGCGTAGTGTTATGGTGCTTTTTTTTAAATGCTTCTGCGTATGGCATCACTTTTGGTGAGTATCAGGGTGCTAAGCAATCTAATAGCCATCACCCTGTAGCTCAGCACCATAAAAATCATGGTGACAAAAAAATGATAAAATCCAACAATACAAACCCTGGGTGGCCACAACTTTTCATGTTGGCGAAATGGGAAGAAAGCATGACCGTAGCCGGGAATAAATGGGGCCAATATCTGATGAACCCCGACATCAACATGAAGTGGGCAATCAGCAACACCACCTATTACGATTCCCAGCGTATTTTCTTTCAAATTGCAGATTATACTGGACAAGATGAGCCATGGAATACTTACGCACAGCGCGCAGAAGAGATCTATCGAGATTTCTACGCTCGCCCAGATTATACCATGCCTGGTTATCGCCGATTTCCACATGGAATATATATGGACTTTGTCAGAACTGGCGACCCCATATCCGCAGCAGGCATCCCGCTAATCCGTGATGCACCAGCGTACTCCAATCCTGAGCAATTCGACGCGGCCTACATGTGGCACTGGCAGGATCTTTCGCGTGAAATAGCCTATGCTATTGGCGCGCATGTTCTTGCCGAGCGTGCGGGTCATGCGAGAAATCAAGATCGCGTACCGCTTTTTATTGCTATGGCATTGAGCCATATCAACGAATGGACAACAGGTGAACGTGGCAATCCAGATACAAGCAAACATCGTTTTTCACCTTTTATGTTTGCTTTAACAGCAGAAGCACTGATCAGTTACTATGAGTGGGAAGTTGAGCGCGGTGCAAATCCTGATAACACTATTCCTAACGCCCTTAGGACTGCTGCTGATTTCTTGTGGTCTGCTCGTGTTACAAAAGGGCCTAATACGGGCAAGACAATGTGGATACCTGATCTAAGCGGCCGGAGCTACTCTACTTGGGGCGACTTAGGTGGTACTGGCTATGGCGCCTTCAGGTATGAAGATTGTGATTGTTCGCCTGCAGGGTCTCGGCCTGCGCCAGGGTTGAACCTACTGATTGTTCCAGCCTATGCTTGGCTGTTCAAACACTTTGGTGATCCTAAATACCTGGAGAGAGGCGACTTGATTTGGGAAGGTGGAGTTAGCTTGTCTCAAGCTGACATCAGGTTTGCTGGCAAACAATTTAACCAAAATTATCGTTGGAGTTTTGAGTATGTTAAATGGCGGAGTGAAGGGACTTTGAAGTGGCCCCATAGTCAAGACAAGAGTGTAGCCCAAATCCCCAGATAG
- a CDS encoding transposase — EMITLYPTLGKAYRLKELFNDLWGMPDKQTAEAFLAQWCGEVEAAKIPAFKKFSRTVKAHWSGIIHFVESRITNGILEGINSKVQLAKRRARGYRNIDNFINMVYFLCGKLKFNYPFYFT, encoded by the coding sequence GAAATGATCACCCTCTATCCTACGTTAGGAAAAGCCTATCGTTTAAAAGAGCTTTTTAACGATCTTTGGGGCATGCCAGACAAACAAACAGCAGAGGCTTTTCTGGCGCAGTGGTGCGGCGAAGTAGAGGCTGCAAAAATACCTGCTTTTAAGAAGTTCTCCAGGACGGTCAAAGCACATTGGAGCGGGATTATTCATTTTGTTGAAAGCCGTATTACCAACGGAATTCTTGAAGGCATCAACAGCAAGGTTCAGCTCGCCAAACGTCGAGCAAGAGGCTATCGCAATATTGATAACTTTATCAATATGGTTTATTTTCTTTGTGGAAAACTAAAGTTCAATTACCCATTCTATTTCACATAG
- a CDS encoding IS1380 family transposase, whose product MILPCKLDITNDLLTSRAGLLATVQLMGSLNLAERIDHHFPLPKSNRGYKPSEFIKTFILMQHEGSFHLDGIRHLQEDEALRTVLGLKTLPQATTLGDWLRRMSSQPKTQDAWVKVNKALLQSALHRRKKVTLDIDATELIANKAGAQWTYNKNKGFMPMVGHIAQTGQIVAIDFRQGNVAPAKDNLAFIQQCQQSLPEGCVLDALRIDAAGYQTKIIEYCDEHGIDYAICAKTSAAIRAQIEAASDSDWQLLSDKNGAAISGQESYRTRFYIGDYEKAFTLVIQRKALKGQADLDLDSQESSEGISLGGYLYRAIATNRDELSDSQVIHWYNQRAEESENRIKELKLDFGGDTLPCSDFKADALYFLITALSYNLFALMRQLLPAALASHRAITLRWRLYAMAAKVVKSGRQLFVKLKEKHRTLLEQVLVALKAFEPPPI is encoded by the coding sequence ATGATTCTACCCTGCAAACTTGATATCACAAACGACTTACTCACATCCCGTGCCGGCTTATTAGCCACGGTCCAGTTAATGGGCTCTCTCAATCTCGCCGAGCGTATTGACCATCACTTTCCGCTGCCCAAAAGTAATCGTGGGTATAAGCCTTCTGAATTCATCAAAACCTTCATCTTGATGCAGCACGAAGGTAGCTTTCATCTGGATGGCATTCGCCACCTTCAGGAGGATGAAGCATTACGCACCGTACTGGGCCTCAAAACACTCCCCCAAGCGACCACTCTTGGTGATTGGCTAAGGCGAATGAGCAGCCAGCCGAAAACCCAGGATGCTTGGGTAAAGGTCAACAAAGCCCTGCTACAATCCGCCTTACACCGCCGCAAAAAAGTGACACTGGATATTGATGCCACAGAACTGATTGCCAATAAAGCGGGCGCGCAGTGGACCTACAACAAAAACAAAGGCTTTATGCCCATGGTCGGGCATATTGCACAAACCGGACAGATTGTGGCGATCGACTTTCGCCAAGGCAATGTCGCACCGGCGAAGGACAATCTTGCATTTATCCAGCAATGCCAACAGTCGTTACCCGAGGGGTGCGTCCTGGATGCACTGCGTATTGATGCGGCGGGCTATCAAACGAAAATCATCGAGTACTGTGATGAGCACGGCATCGACTATGCGATTTGCGCCAAAACCAGCGCGGCCATACGCGCACAGATTGAAGCTGCAAGTGATTCAGACTGGCAGCTGTTGAGCGATAAGAATGGTGCAGCGATAAGCGGCCAAGAGAGCTACCGCACACGCTTCTATATCGGAGATTATGAGAAAGCCTTCACCCTTGTTATTCAGCGAAAAGCCCTTAAAGGGCAAGCGGATCTGGATCTGGATTCGCAAGAGAGCTCAGAAGGCATCAGCCTGGGCGGTTATCTTTACCGTGCGATTGCCACCAACCGAGATGAACTGAGCGATAGCCAAGTTATCCATTGGTACAACCAACGCGCAGAGGAGAGCGAGAATCGCATCAAGGAACTAAAACTGGATTTTGGCGGTGATACGCTCCCTTGCTCGGACTTCAAAGCCGATGCACTGTACTTTTTAATCACCGCACTCTCCTATAACTTGTTTGCCCTGATGCGCCAGTTGTTGCCAGCAGCGCTGGCTAGCCATCGTGCAATCACTCTGCGCTGGCGCTTGTATGCCATGGCGGCCAAAGTGGTTAAGAGCGGACGGCAATTATTTGTAAAACTAAAGGAAAAACATCGAACACTACTGGAGCAAGTGCTGGTCGCCCTGAAGGCGTTTGAGCCGCCACCCATTTAA
- the oadA gene encoding sodium-extruding oxaloacetate decarboxylase subunit alpha, whose translation MSRVNITDTILRDAHQSLIATRMRTEDMLPICEKLDQIGYWSLEVWGGATFDACIRFLKEDPWERLRQLKEALPNTRLQMLLRGQNLLGYRHYADDVVQAFVKQAAKSGIDVFRIFDAMNDLRNLQTAVDAVKNSGKHAQGTLAYTTSPVHTIKQFVRDAKKLQTMGCDSIAIKDMAGLLTPYITEQLVTALVNELTIPVHLHSHSTSGLASMCHLKAIESGCRHIDTAISAFSSGTSHPPTESMVAALRGSPYDSELNLEALQEIGCYFYEVRKKYHQFESEFTSMDTRVQVNQVPGGMTSNLSNQLKEQNALNRMSEVLSEIPKVREDLGFPPLVTPTSQIVGTQAVLNVLTGKRYSSITNEVKLYLQGKYGTPPGTVNSMVRQQAIGNEIVIDCRPADLLKAEMKNLKQQVGDLAESAEDILTFAMFPEVGREFLEQRKAGTLTPEPLEPPISAQASGIKSAPTEMTVTLHGEDYHVKITGSGHKNQQARPFYITVDGMPEEIIVETLEEITLSDDGSMTTPRSSGSKRPRATEPGHVTTSMPGTVVEVLVKEGDEVKAGDPLLVAEAMKMETEIQAPIDGTIKAINVAKGETVNPDEILIEIEK comes from the coding sequence ATGAGCCGTGTCAACATCACTGACACCATCCTGCGAGATGCCCATCAATCGCTGATCGCCACCCGTATGCGTACCGAAGATATGCTGCCGATTTGCGAAAAACTCGACCAAATTGGTTACTGGTCTCTGGAAGTTTGGGGCGGAGCCACCTTTGATGCCTGCATTCGATTCCTAAAGGAGGATCCGTGGGAACGCCTGCGCCAACTGAAAGAGGCGCTGCCCAACACCCGATTGCAAATGCTACTGCGTGGACAAAATCTGCTCGGTTATCGTCACTACGCTGACGATGTGGTGCAGGCTTTTGTTAAACAGGCCGCCAAGAGTGGCATTGATGTTTTCCGTATCTTTGATGCCATGAATGACTTGCGCAATCTACAAACCGCTGTCGATGCGGTTAAAAACAGTGGCAAGCATGCACAAGGCACCCTCGCCTACACCACGAGCCCGGTACACACCATCAAACAATTTGTTCGTGATGCCAAAAAACTGCAAACCATGGGCTGCGACAGCATCGCTATTAAAGATATGGCTGGACTGCTGACACCCTATATTACCGAACAACTCGTCACCGCACTGGTCAACGAACTCACCATCCCGGTACACCTGCATAGCCACTCAACCTCTGGCCTGGCCAGCATGTGCCACCTCAAAGCCATCGAGAGTGGCTGCCGGCATATCGACACCGCCATCTCCGCCTTTTCATCAGGCACCAGCCACCCACCTACAGAGAGCATGGTCGCCGCATTGCGTGGCTCCCCTTACGACAGCGAACTCAATCTGGAGGCACTACAGGAGATCGGCTGCTACTTTTACGAAGTACGCAAAAAATATCACCAGTTTGAGAGTGAGTTCACTAGCATGGATACCCGGGTTCAAGTGAACCAAGTACCTGGCGGCATGACCTCCAATCTATCCAATCAACTGAAAGAGCAAAATGCGCTCAACCGCATGAGTGAGGTTTTGAGCGAAATCCCCAAAGTGCGTGAAGACCTAGGCTTTCCACCGCTGGTCACCCCAACCTCACAGATTGTTGGCACCCAGGCAGTACTCAACGTACTCACCGGCAAGCGCTACAGCAGCATCACAAACGAAGTAAAACTCTACCTGCAAGGAAAATATGGCACACCGCCCGGCACCGTAAACAGCATGGTGCGCCAACAAGCAATCGGCAACGAAATTGTTATCGACTGCCGACCTGCCGACCTGTTAAAAGCAGAAATGAAAAACCTCAAACAGCAAGTGGGTGATCTGGCAGAATCAGCAGAAGATATACTCACCTTCGCCATGTTTCCTGAAGTGGGTAGAGAGTTCCTGGAACAACGCAAGGCAGGCACTCTGACACCAGAGCCACTTGAACCCCCCATCTCAGCCCAGGCATCTGGCATCAAAAGCGCGCCCACCGAGATGACCGTCACCCTGCATGGCGAGGATTACCACGTCAAAATCACCGGTAGCGGACACAAAAACCAGCAAGCGCGCCCCTTCTATATCACCGTAGACGGCATGCCTGAAGAGATCATTGTAGAGACACTGGAGGAGATTACCCTTTCAGATGATGGCTCCATGACCACACCACGCTCCAGCGGCAGCAAACGCCCCCGCGCCACTGAACCTGGCCACGTCACCACCTCCATGCCCGGCACCGTGGTCGAGGTTCTAGTGAAAGAGGGTGATGAAGTAAAAGCAGGTGACCCACTACTGGTCGCAGAAGCGATGAAAATGGAGACCGAGATACAAGCACCCATTGATGGCACCATTAAAGCCATCAACGTAGCCAAGGGTGAAACAGTCAACCCGGATGAAATATTAATCGAAATTGAAAAATAA
- a CDS encoding glycosyltransferase has protein sequence MEVSKNLNVMEVIYGFELAGSERVAALISEQLKASGCNVSLCATHTGKGPLSDFLEERDISCYAANMEKRSKYQVLFFLYLLFRRKKINVLHVHHLSMFRLCYWPAKLAGVKRMIVTEHSNYLTGNNKRLEMLAYKYSMKADMLTVIHSGLMDYFTNDLGVCSDKIKIIHNGVDVDKFTIKEKDFEFKRSINVDDNAVLLGFVGRFHPAKDLGMMVHALKILIDMELTRPVALVMVGDGDLRDEIESLSRELGVREFIRFLGVREDIPYILNNLDVFLLSSKTEGLPMVILEAMSSGVPCVATNVGGISEVIYNGNGFLSAAGDSKAFADNLYMLVESLELRKKMSGLARQSVVEKFSLQKMMASYHKVLFDK, from the coding sequence ATGGAAGTGTCGAAAAACCTTAATGTAATGGAAGTTATATACGGCTTTGAATTAGCTGGTTCAGAGCGCGTTGCTGCTTTGATTTCGGAGCAACTTAAGGCATCAGGTTGCAATGTCTCACTCTGTGCTACGCATACAGGCAAGGGGCCACTAAGTGATTTTCTCGAGGAAAGAGATATCAGCTGTTACGCTGCAAATATGGAAAAACGATCGAAGTATCAGGTTCTTTTTTTCCTTTATTTGCTGTTCAGACGTAAAAAAATTAATGTTTTACATGTACATCATCTGTCCATGTTTAGGCTTTGTTATTGGCCTGCAAAGCTGGCTGGTGTAAAGCGTATGATAGTTACTGAGCACTCGAATTATCTCACAGGAAATAATAAAAGACTTGAAATGCTTGCCTATAAGTATTCGATGAAGGCCGACATGCTAACAGTTATTCACAGCGGTTTAATGGATTATTTCACCAATGATTTGGGTGTTTGTAGCGATAAAATAAAGATTATACATAATGGTGTTGATGTTGATAAGTTTACCATCAAGGAGAAAGATTTTGAATTTAAACGGTCGATAAATGTTGATGATAATGCAGTGTTACTAGGTTTTGTTGGTCGCTTTCATCCAGCCAAAGACCTTGGAATGATGGTGCATGCTCTTAAGATTTTGATAGATATGGAGCTGACAAGACCAGTTGCTCTTGTCATGGTGGGCGATGGTGATTTGCGTGATGAAATAGAAAGTCTTTCTCGAGAATTGGGAGTGCGAGAGTTTATCCGTTTTTTAGGCGTGCGAGAGGATATCCCATACATTTTAAATAACTTGGATGTTTTTTTGCTGTCTTCAAAAACAGAAGGCCTGCCTATGGTTATACTTGAGGCGATGAGCTCTGGGGTGCCCTGTGTTGCAACAAACGTAGGGGGTATTTCAGAGGTTATATATAATGGAAATGGCTTTCTTTCTGCTGCTGGTGATAGCAAGGCGTTTGCAGATAATCTATACATGCTAGTTGAATCATTAGAATTACGAAAAAAAATGTCTGGTTTAGCTAGGCAGAGCGTAGTGGAAAAATTTAGTCTACAGAAAATGATGGCTAGCTATCACAAAGTGCTGTTTGATAAATAG
- a CDS encoding HigA protein (antitoxin to HigB), translating to MKEKSLGRTPESWLAMKDAYNLWHAKKRVDLNGVERLKVDT from the coding sequence ATCAAAGAAAAGTCACTCGGGCGAACACCAGAAAGCTGGCTAGCCATGAAAGATGCCTACAACCTATGGCATGCAAAAAAGCGTGTAGATTTGAACGGGGTCGAAAGGCTGAAAGTGGATACTTAG
- a CDS encoding asparagine synthetase B family protein encodes MPGIVGCISKDSCAENDFDISSMSSQLLHNEYHHEQHVHTAPGTSIAVINPGICSALCATTYCSDRKISLAYYGEFYGGRFSQLGDGEAIAQHLLDMYFSQGESFVDGLNGSFLIFIENLKDNISLIFNDHYASRPLFFSIKGERIFISPEVKAIYGLPFISSEVDKSAVISFLVNGHVLNDQTYFSNIKALLPGSIFRIEKNATSIESYHSHRFEVEEDRGEDYYIDRLSTLLRQAVADRFTDVNNTIIPISGGYDSRGILGCIRELTEEKIKTVSWGTDEVTVGSDAYIGRMIAEKLNCQHFFLERRPGQLISSFEEMQYVTDNLTDDPAIHSQELMIMKRIRSELGGLFMMRGDECFGFGGEANNDDEALGRVAINKLRRLSSLKGLLNPEELDSYIMSYDAVVDDIVSKCPESDFLDRKDYYYFNQRLFNYLNRSSYYKMGVLELQNPWLDKRILDFIATVPRKYRLDKQLYKKTLETMFPDLYSIPFASSSSLESWSDIFQRDVNLQKYLRHHLLEDSNEFYGFLNINNLNSKLDMMFSDRIEQTPSVSFASKMKALLRRFPLIYRLIKSTAVKYMPSNDVTDETLILRLLLTKTWFDKLKK; translated from the coding sequence ATGCCAGGTATTGTAGGATGTATAAGCAAGGATTCATGTGCTGAAAATGATTTTGACATATCTTCTATGTCTAGTCAGTTGCTGCATAACGAATATCATCACGAGCAGCACGTTCATACTGCCCCTGGGACAAGTATCGCAGTAATAAATCCGGGGATATGTAGTGCATTATGTGCGACTACGTACTGTAGTGATAGAAAAATCAGTTTGGCGTACTACGGTGAGTTTTATGGTGGAAGGTTTTCACAGCTAGGTGATGGAGAGGCTATAGCGCAACACTTGCTAGACATGTACTTTAGCCAAGGAGAGAGCTTTGTTGATGGTTTAAATGGGTCTTTTTTGATTTTTATTGAAAACTTAAAAGATAATATTTCATTGATTTTTAATGATCATTATGCCTCACGCCCCTTGTTTTTCTCAATAAAGGGGGAGCGTATTTTTATTTCACCAGAGGTAAAGGCTATATATGGGTTACCTTTCATAAGCTCAGAAGTTGATAAGAGTGCAGTTATTTCATTTCTTGTAAATGGGCATGTGCTCAATGACCAAACATATTTTTCCAATATAAAGGCACTTTTACCCGGTAGTATTTTTCGCATCGAAAAGAACGCCACCTCAATTGAAAGCTATCATAGTCATCGATTTGAAGTCGAGGAAGATCGAGGTGAAGATTATTATATAGATAGATTGTCTACACTTTTGAGACAAGCGGTGGCGGACAGGTTTACAGATGTAAATAATACCATTATCCCTATTAGTGGTGGTTATGATTCACGAGGAATATTGGGGTGTATCAGGGAATTAACGGAAGAGAAGATTAAAACGGTCTCCTGGGGGACAGATGAGGTAACGGTGGGTTCAGATGCGTATATAGGGCGTATGATTGCTGAAAAGCTTAATTGCCAACACTTTTTTCTTGAGCGCAGACCAGGGCAATTAATTTCTTCTTTTGAGGAAATGCAATACGTTACCGACAACTTGACAGATGACCCAGCAATACACAGCCAAGAGTTAATGATTATGAAGAGAATTCGTAGTGAATTGGGTGGCTTATTTATGATGCGGGGTGATGAGTGCTTTGGTTTCGGTGGCGAGGCAAATAATGATGATGAGGCATTAGGGAGGGTGGCCATTAATAAACTTAGAAGATTATCATCGCTCAAGGGACTCCTTAATCCAGAAGAACTTGATTCGTATATCATGAGCTACGATGCCGTTGTGGATGATATTGTGAGTAAATGCCCAGAATCAGATTTTTTAGACCGTAAAGATTATTATTACTTTAATCAGCGATTGTTTAATTATCTAAATAGATCAAGCTATTATAAGATGGGCGTTTTGGAATTACAAAATCCATGGTTGGATAAAAGAATACTAGACTTCATCGCCACTGTACCGAGAAAGTACAGGCTTGATAAACAGTTGTATAAGAAAACATTGGAGACGATGTTTCCAGATTTATACTCTATACCGTTCGCGAGTAGTAGTAGCTTAGAAAGCTGGTCTGATATCTTTCAACGAGATGTAAATCTGCAAAAGTACCTTAGACATCATTTGCTTGAGGATAGCAATGAGTTTTATGGTTTTTTGAATATAAATAATTTAAATAGCAAGCTAGATATGATGTTTTCCGATAGAATAGAGCAGACTCCTTCCGTGTCATTCGCAAGTAAGATGAAGGCTTTATTAAGACGATTTCCACTAATATATCGTTTGATTAAGTCCACTGCAGTCAAATATATGCCTTCAAATGACGTGACGGATGAAACACTTATCTTGAGATTATTGTTAACAAAAACATGGTTTGATAAGTTGAAAAAATGA
- a CDS encoding Maf-like protein: MQPLILASTSPFRRELLGKLGLPFQCASPDIDESRHTDEQPAALVARLAEQKAKAVANNHPNSLIIGSDQVAILNKQILGKPGNHTRATQQLQQASGKIITFLTGLSLYNTTSHTLQTDVVPYTVYFRKLTNEQIESYLQKEQPYNCAGSFKSEGLGISLFQKLQGDDPNTLIGLPLIRLIRMLNKEGVEVI, encoded by the coding sequence GTGCAACCACTGATACTCGCCTCTACCTCACCGTTTCGGCGCGAACTGTTGGGCAAGCTCGGCTTGCCCTTCCAGTGCGCTTCACCCGATATTGACGAATCCCGCCACACAGATGAGCAGCCAGCGGCGTTAGTCGCCCGCCTCGCCGAGCAGAAAGCCAAAGCCGTTGCCAACAACCACCCCAATAGCCTAATCATCGGCTCAGACCAAGTCGCAATACTCAACAAACAGATCCTTGGCAAACCAGGCAACCACACCCGAGCAACTCAGCAACTACAACAAGCATCCGGAAAAATCATCACTTTTCTCACCGGCTTAAGCCTCTACAACACAACAAGTCACACCCTGCAAACAGATGTCGTGCCCTACACTGTCTATTTTCGTAAATTAACAAACGAGCAAATAGAGAGCTACCTACAAAAGGAGCAACCTTATAACTGTGCAGGCAGCTTCAAATCCGAAGGACTAGGCATCAGCCTATTTCAAAAGCTACAAGGTGATGATCCCAACACCCTTATCGGCCTACCCCTCATCAGGCTGATCCGCATGCTGAACAAAGAAGGGGTTGAGGTTATTTAA